A section of the Suncus etruscus isolate mSunEtr1 chromosome X, mSunEtr1.pri.cur, whole genome shotgun sequence genome encodes:
- the LOC125998987 gene encoding RNA-binding motif protein, X-linked 2-like — translation MYAGDKTIPGSLRKKGGGAKGKSGRGTFHSADHFRRQCTGAQKVLPPRTPPHRLLAARVLRRHSPTAPATIGASAQARLQGLALALRLLPAARPMGAPPGELRMRPAASAGTRFVGAFVREPAEGEVWGGPGRWGGGRLWGVWRGACGVGGRLEKRRAAGGSSPSLPPGRLRFRPHSPLTKVKLINELNEREAQLGVAEKVSWHSQYKDSAWIFLGGLPYELTEGDIICVFSQYGEVVNINLVRDKKTGKSKGFCFLCYEDQRSTILAVDNFNGIKIKGRTIRVDHVSNYRVPKDSDDLDDVTKQLQEKGCENPMPSVSLSEDSEDDKPAKKHKKDKKEKKKKKKDKEKTNQEVQPKLPVSSSSPRRKTLKEKDASDSKKLSSKNSEMGLKFESREGRMQCHSSPEVRTNSRSGAEARDREPRKEQARHEHRFSSRKEARDEKNRDRDKDRSSDTCIDWHSGPFERNSRRSRSRSQDTSHRHKSSWHSRDRGSPNSRDRRHH, via the exons ATGTATGCTGGAGATAAGACTATCCCGG GATCTctcaggaagaaaggagggggggCCAAGGGGAAAAGTGGGCGGGGCACGTTCCACAGCGCCGACCACTTCCGGCGCCAGTGCACAGGCGCCCAAAAAGTACTCCCCCCCCGCACCCCCCCGCACAGGCTACTTGCAGCGCGCGTGCTCAGGCGCCACAGTCCAACTGCGCCGGCCACTATCGGCGCGAGTGCTCAGGCGCGACTGCAGGGCCTGGCACTCGCCTTGCGGCTACTTCCGGCGGCTCGCCCAATGGGAGCGCCGCCTGGAGAGCTGCGCATGCGCCCCGCCGCCTCGGCCGGAACCCGCTTCGTAGGGGCCTTTGTGCGGGAGCCGGC GGAGGGCGAGGTGTGGGGAGGGCCGGGGAGATGGGGTGGCGGGAGGCTATGGGGCGTGTGGCGCGGCGCCTGCGGGGTCGGGGGTCGACTGGAGAAGCGGCGCGCGGCGGGCGGTTCCTCGCCTTCACTTCCGCCGGGGCGGCTCCGTTTTCGCCCGCACAGCCCGTTAACGAAAGTGAAGCTGATCAACGAGCTGAACGAGCGCGAAGCCCAGCTTGGGGTGGCGGAGAAGGTGTCCTGGCACTCCCAGTACAAGGACAGCGCCTGGATCTTCTTGG GAGGACTTCCTTATGAATTGACTGAAGGGGACATCATCTGTGTCTTCTCCCA atacGGCGAGGTTGTTAACATAAATCTGGTACGGGACAAGAAGACTGGGAAATCCAAAGGATTCTGTTTCCTTTGCTATGAAGACCAGCGGAGCACGATTCTGGCTGTTGACAATTTCAATGGCATTAAG ATCAAAGGGAGAACTATTCGAGTGGATCATGTGTCTAACTATCGGGTTCCTAAGGACTCAGATGATTTGGATGATGTGACTAAGCAGCTTCAGGAAAAAGGCTGTGAGAATCCCATGCCTTCAGTCAGTTTATCTGAGGACTCTGAAGATGACAAACCtgccaagaaacacaaaaaag acaaaaaggaaaaaaagaaaaaaaagaaagacaaagagaagacCAACCAGGAAGTACAGCCCAAGCTACCAGTCTCCTCTTCATCACCCAGAAGGAAGACGTTAAAGGAAAAGGATGCCTCAGATTCTAAAAAGCTCAGCAGCAAGAACTCTGAGATGGGCCTGAAGTTTGAGTCCAGGGAGGGGCGTATGCAGTGCCACAGCTCCCCTGAGGTCAGGACAAACAGCCGCTCTGGCGCAGAGGCTCGAGATAGGGAGCCCAGAAAAGAGCAGGCCAGGCATGAACACAGGTTCTCAAGTAGGAAGGAGGCAAGGGATGAAAAGAACAGGGATAGGGACAAAGATCGAAGTTCAGACACTTGCATTGACTggcacagtgggccttttgaaaGGAATAGTCGTAGGAGTAGGAGTCGGAGCCAAGATACGTCTCATAGGCATAAAAGTTCTTGGCACTCCCGGGACCGGGGATCCCCCAATTCTAGAGACCGGAGGCATCACTGA